In Lathyrus oleraceus cultivar Zhongwan6 chromosome 2, CAAS_Psat_ZW6_1.0, whole genome shotgun sequence, the DNA window tattataatatatatgGGTGCAAGCGTAATTTGAAGAGCTGATTGTATGACAACCTGACCAAACAATTGTGAAATTTAGGAAAACAATTTGACATTTGATTAACTTTCGTAGAAACTAGACCGGAAACTTAAAAGAATGATTCAGTAGAAAATAAATGGATAATTCAGATGGGCTATATATGATGAGACTCATACAAGACAGGGTATATGAAACTCATACAGCATATTATACTGATATCGGATGACTTTACAATTCTGAAGTTCAACCAATAAATAGATAATTCACATGCTCACCTTAAAATATTTAGTTTCAATGAAAATAATGCAATGGAAATTTTCTATATCCACCTATTATCAGTTCACTAAATACACCAAATCCTTACTGATGTGCAAAATTTCCAAACAAGTACATTGAATTCTATCATTTAAAAGAACATATTAATGTACAATTATTGTAAGATAAAAGCAATACTACAAGAAACACGGAAACAGGACTAAGCATATTAGTAAATAATGAAACTACAGTAAAAGATAAAAACATTGGAATAGAAAGACCACAAAGACAGCAAAATACTCTAAATTTCACTAAAAAAAGTTATTTAAGATAAAAGATCTATCGTCTTTTTTTTTCTCAGTTAATCAATaaatttcttattttcttttcTATCTGACAAAGATAGAGAGTCATCACTTATTTTTTTGGTTGGAACATATTTTATGTTTGGCTACGGTTACGACTAAAGCAACTCAAACAGCATTTAAGCATGTTAATAACAGACATAAACTATGATGAGTAATATCTCATTGACTTACTGAATCCATCCAGGGATGCAAGCACAACTTCCCCCGGTAAAAGGCTGAAGAATTTCTTTCCGGCCTTTGAGTTTACCACTGAACTAGTGAAAAATCCAGACACTTTCACGACCCCAGAGAGCAAACCATTTGCAACTTTCTCTGTCATTTTAGTCACTCTCTTGACTCTGTTTAGAAAACATAAATACATATATCATAAAAAAGGGTTTAAGTGTCAATTGATTAATAGCTAAGGCAGAACAAAGTCATCAAACTTGACATAAAAGCTTTAAAAAGTATTAGACACTAACATCCCGGTCCAATAAAATTGGTCAGGCAACATAATGTAGCCTTTTACATTAAGGGGGTGAAGTTTCatatttaaaaagaaaaaaacaacaTTTTAAACTACTTCTCTAACCCAGTCTTGCTGAATTTCCTCCACCAAACTTTTTATGACTATTGGATTTTGTAGAATCATTTGCTTGAGATTCCACATCAACTAGAGAAATTTCTTAAGCAGTTATAAAACTTGCCCAAGTATCATCCCTTCAGCTAGCACTTGGGTTTTATTTAAGGCTACACTAATTTCTAAAACGGTATCATAGCATATTCTGGATTTAGTTTTATACCCCCTTCTAGTTGGTATGAGAGGGTATGTTGAGATTCCAAATTTAATAGAGATGTAACATAAAAAGTCCTTATAAAGACGTGGGAAATCCTTATTGTTTTGGATTTTATAATTATATGAATTTTTGTAAACTTCAGAATGCTCTTGATGAAAATTTCCAATCTAGATTGATAAAATTTACAAATCATGAAAAATTATTAAGCGGAGAAAATTTGAAATTTCtttttcaaaacaaaatttgaaaGCTCATATATATAGATCAATTGTTAAAAGTCATAAAATTTAAGAGTATATCAATACTTTTTCAAACAATTTCATCTGAACATTTGATGGCAAATATCAAGTATAAGATTATATACATATGAATCTCCGGTAACACACATCTTAATATCACAAGATTGAACTAATTTAATTCATATTCTAAAGAAGAGTAAGATTGAGAATATTTAGTAACTGGATATCACCCACAGACACATATTTTTTAGGGCCTTGCCCTTGAAAACATCCTCTGATAATTATCTATGCTAGTCTGCTTGTGCATATATCACAATAAAAGTTTAATCGAAGCACCTAGTAAGTGAAACCCTTTTTTGGTAATAAGGCATACAGATGATAATCATACAAACTATACTAAAATTTAACCCTAAATGTGGATAAAATTAAGCCCTACTCCAGTGCTGCTTTATATTTTTCAATGACGATTTGTAGCACATATATAACAAATACAATTGATGCTTTTATTCTTCTTAAAATTGCTTTTGGAGTTTCTATTACCTTTTAACTCTCCAGTAGACAAGTAATGTATTCCTAAAAACTCAAGAACACGTTTTGAGTTTATAGTTTATGACGTATGACTTATAAGTTCAAAAATTTTAACATCTTCAATAGCGCAGTAATATATTCCTAGAAAATGATGGTCTTATACCTTTTTTTACTGACTTATAGTCTTTTTAGAAGCTAATTCAAATAGGTTATATAACTTTTCATTTTTTCCCTCAATTTTAGCCCTGTTATCTTAATtgaaaaaattaaatattaattaaacATAAGTTTATCAAAGACTACAAATTGAACAAATTCGCTATAAACCATCCATTTATAGGCTCACCAGCTAAAAACTAGCTAATCAAGTATAAGCTATTTTTGTCAAAACCTAAGTCTAGTTGGCAAGGACTAATCATGTGTTTAAAGAGGATAGTGTCATTTTCTCTCACAATTTCACTCTTATGATCTTAACTGAAAAAAACTAAAAAATCTTTTATGACATTTTACAACTTTCTCTCACAATTTCATTCTTACAATCTTaattgaaaagaaaaaataaactaaaaaattATTATAATGACACTTCACATTTATCTATGGCTAATTTTACTCAACACTGTAAAATCAATATAATAGTTTATTTGCTACAAACTCATCAAGTATCAGCTAGCTTATCTCATATCCACTGTTTATCATGAAACAAAGTTTTTCTTTTTGAATGGCAAAGTCTAATAATAGTTAATTTTATAATTGAACATATTTTACATTCGCATAGATAAAAGGGTAAGTTTGTTTCTGAAATATCACATTTGTTAACATGATTGAGATTTTGGTTTTGGGACAGAAAGCATAACAGTATAAGATTATATATATAGCAGTATAGCATACACACCTTTTAATCCGCTTCAAGGTTTCAGGACTAATCTCAGTAGCACGTGAACCAGAAGCCATCCTTTTCTTCATAACCTTATTTCCCCATTCCAACCTCTCCATAGTAACATCACCACACCACAAAATCCCCTTGATCACATGCCCCGAACCCGAAGCTATAAACCTCGCAGCACTTCCACTATATTCCTCCACATTCGGAGCCAAGGTAGTCCAATACGCCGCACATTGCCCCTCCATTATCTCCTTTTTCTTCTTCGACTCCAAATCCTTCGGCGAAACCTCCTTCGCCATTGATCCATCCAAAGCCTCTCCCTTCTTCTTCGCCTTCTCCGAAACCTTCTGCACAGAGAAATTACTGCAATTCCCTAAAATCGCATCTAGCTCCTTCAGCAACCGCTCTTGCCCTTTCGAAGCGATTGTTAAACCATAGCTCAACAAATTAGAGTTAACTTCGTTCTTTTTCCGAGGATCGTGCTCGTCGTCGTCTTCATCGAAATCCTTGGGTGCGAGGAATGAGAAGAAGTAGTGAGAATCGTCGACTTTTACTGCGGTTTCTTCTTTTGCAAGAGGCCACTGGATCTCGTCAGCTATTCGAGCATAGACGGCGATGGAGTTTTCTCCCTGACGGAGACGGACGACGGTGAAGTCGCCGGAAGCGAGTTCGACACTATATTCTTTATCGATGAGGTTGAGAATAGCACCAGGGATCTTAACGAGGATCTCCTCGGT includes these proteins:
- the LOC127120135 gene encoding protein EARLY-RESPONSIVE TO DEHYDRATION 7, chloroplastic, translated to MATQNPNRRTSLYPEVIESNPDAPSYPSSSSQSNLYPSIDFNDLVQNLFPDNVAADVDTPNSPSAPLETTEEILVKIPGAILNLIDKEYSVELASGDFTVVRLRQGENSIAVYARIADEIQWPLAKEETAVKVDDSHYFFSFLAPKDFDEDDDEHDPRKKNEVNSNLLSYGLTIASKGQERLLKELDAILGNCSNFSVQKVSEKAKKKGEALDGSMAKEVSPKDLESKKKKEIMEGQCAAYWTTLAPNVEEYSGSAARFIASGSGHVIKGILWCGDVTMERLEWGNKVMKKRMASGSRATEISPETLKRIKRVKRVTKMTEKVANGLLSGVVKVSGFFTSSVVNSKAGKKFFSLLPGEVVLASLDGFSKVCDAVEVAGKNVMSTTSTVTTELVDHRYGEQAAHATSEGLDAAGHALGTAWVAFKIRKAINPKSVIKPTTLAKSVAKAAASDYKSSKSK